A single Lolium perenne isolate Kyuss_39 chromosome 6, Kyuss_2.0, whole genome shotgun sequence DNA region contains:
- the LOC127305439 gene encoding NAC domain-containing protein 21/22 — MGLRDIETRLPPGFRFYPSDEELVCHYLHNKVTSRRFAGASPAGTMIEVDLHVHEPWELPDVAKLSTNEWYFFSFRDRKYATGLRKNRATKSGYWKATGKDRVIRNHRSSSSSSRAAIAGMRKTLVFHHGRAPNGTKSSWVMHEFRIENPHSPPKEDWVLCRVVHKNKTDTDSAMESEQEVIRDAAVKGYNYASSSMCHHNPDYHSPPVPFPSLVSHHYELPSSSHDLQCLSIDAFSSMPPLLNYDSILDFSQHLSDSLWVAGSRIDGGDKCDEVLRDLGLKEEHYNYDNLL; from the exons ATGGGGCTGAGGGACATCGAGACGAGGCTGCCGCCAGGGTTCCGGTTCTACCCGAGTGACGAGGAGCTGGTGTGCCACTACCTGCACAACAAGGTGACCAGCCGCCGCTTCGCCGGCGCCTCCCCCGCTGGGACCATGATCGAGGTGGATCTGCACGTCCACGAGCCATGGGAGCTACCAG ATGTGGCGAAGCTGAGCACGAACGAGTGGTACTTCTTCAGCTTCCGCGACCGCAAGTACGCGACGGGGCTGCGAAAGAACCGGGCCACCAAGTCTGGCTACTGGAAGGCCACCGGAAAGGACCGCGTCATCCGCAATCATAGGTCGTCATCATCGTCCAGCCGCGCCGCCATCGCGGGCATGCGGAAGACACTTGTCTTCCACCATGGCCGAGCCCCCAACGGCACTAAGTCCAGCTGGGTCATGCACGAGTTCCGCATCGAGAACCCCCACTCCCCTCCCAAG GAAGATTGGGTGCTGTGCAGAGTTGTCCACAAGAATAAAACAGACACCGATTCAGCCATGGAAAGCGAGCAGGAGGTCATCCGCGACGCTGCCGTGAAGGGATACAACTACGCCAGCTCCTCCATGTGCCACCATAATCCGGATTACCACTCTCCTCCGGTGCCGTTCCCCTCCCTTGTCAGCCACCATTACGAGCTACCGTCGTCTTCCCACGACCTACAATGCCTGAGCATCGACGCCTTCTCCAGCATGCCGCCGCTGCTGAACTATGATAGTATCCTAGACTTCAGTCAGCACCTCAGCGACAGCCTATGGGTGGCAGGTTCGAGAATTGATGGCGGGGACAAGTGCGACGAGGTGCTGAGGGACCTAGGGCTGAAGGAGGAGCACTACAACTACGACAACTTGTTGTAG